A stretch of the Gossypium hirsutum isolate 1008001.06 chromosome D07, Gossypium_hirsutum_v2.1, whole genome shotgun sequence genome encodes the following:
- the LOC121219273 gene encoding uncharacterized protein has translation MQFIHCYHSNAPSKGLALFFFLFIVLLCVFRSWKSLPTSQVFEIWLSSNFHGEVLIMLFHSFLELSLSTNSVLREKEKEKNITFASAPWKLKKAVGKHDGNSGLGFSNKRRKKNAPFLFICKQTMVNKIRMLTTSGNDEFN, from the exons ATGCAGTTTATACATTGCTACCATAGCAATGCTCCATCAAAAGGTCTTGCCTTATTCTTCTTCCTTTTCATCGTACTACTCTGTGTTTTTAGGTCATGGAAAAGCCTTCCCACATCACAAGTCTTTGAGATCTGGCTATCAAGCAATTTCCACGGAGAAGTCCTGATCATGCTTTTCCACAGCTTTCTTGAACTTTCTTTGAGTACTAACTCCGTCTtaagggagaaagaaaaagaaaaaaacataacatTTGCTAGCGCACCATGGAAGCTCAAGAAAGCTGTGGGAAAACATGATGGCAATTCAGGACTAGGTTTCTCCAacaaaagaaggaagaaaaacgCTCCGTTTCTCTTTATCTGCAAACAGACCATG gTAAACAAGATCCGGATGCTTACTACAAGTGGGAACGATGAGTTCAATTGA